The Faecalibacterium prausnitzii genome includes a window with the following:
- a CDS encoding sugar phosphate isomerase/epimerase family protein: MPEFVIGARGHDFGRHTPDELFASIGKAGFACTQLAYTKAIEGVKSYADVTPELVEATRAAATAAGVSIAVNGTYVELSYADEDKRRAEVAKVLSQIPVAKVLHAGCMGSETTNMAKQPGVTRKEAQEALLRSLGEILPVCEEQGVLFAVECVYYHAMNTPEAVKMVLDTIASPNLRVLCDFANYVGPEDASLDAQRRIWDKVGSWYGDKIAAVHFKGQNFRPDGTLYSTSLEDSCVDYAGGFAMLKQMPQAAFPVLREEAVPARAASDIAFMRKFCE, encoded by the coding sequence ATGCCTGAATTTGTGATCGGTGCCCGCGGGCACGATTTTGGCCGTCACACCCCGGATGAGCTGTTCGCTTCCATCGGCAAGGCGGGCTTTGCCTGCACCCAGCTGGCCTACACCAAGGCCATTGAGGGTGTGAAGAGCTATGCCGATGTCACCCCGGAACTGGTCGAGGCCACCCGCGCCGCAGCCACCGCTGCCGGTGTTTCCATCGCGGTGAACGGCACCTACGTCGAGCTGAGCTATGCCGACGAGGACAAGCGCCGCGCCGAGGTCGCCAAGGTGCTGAGCCAGATCCCGGTCGCCAAAGTGCTGCACGCCGGCTGCATGGGCAGCGAGACCACCAACATGGCCAAGCAGCCCGGTGTCACCCGCAAGGAAGCGCAGGAAGCCCTTCTCCGCAGCCTGGGCGAGATCCTGCCCGTCTGTGAGGAGCAGGGGGTGCTGTTCGCCGTGGAGTGCGTCTACTACCACGCTATGAACACCCCGGAGGCCGTCAAGATGGTGCTGGACACCATCGCCAGCCCCAATCTGCGCGTCCTCTGCGATTTCGCCAACTACGTCGGCCCGGAGGATGCTTCGCTGGACGCGCAGCGCCGCATCTGGGACAAGGTGGGCAGCTGGTACGGCGACAAGATCGCCGCCGTCCACTTCAAGGGTCAGAACTTCCGGCCGGACGGCACCCTGTACTCCACCAGCCTGGAGGATTCCTGTGTGGACTATGCAGGCGGCTTCGCCATGCTGAAGCAGATGCCGCAGGCCGCCTTCCCGGTCCTGCGTGAGGAAGCCGTCCCCGCCCGCGCCGCCAGCGACATCGCCTTTATGCGGAAATTCTGCGAATAA
- a CDS encoding metal-sensing transcriptional repressor, with protein MSSEMEPCPRCALHEASPAPCCEDAAAETAQAEAETLHACCCRHKKRSEEEYKSLIHRLNRIEGQIRGIRGMVEKDVYCADILVQVAAANSALNAFSRELLSQHVRTCVADDLRAGSDEKLDELLKLLPKLMK; from the coding sequence ATGAGCAGCGAGATGGAACCCTGCCCCCGCTGTGCCCTGCACGAAGCGTCCCCTGCCCCCTGCTGCGAAGATGCAGCCGCCGAAACGGCGCAGGCCGAAGCAGAGACCCTGCACGCCTGCTGCTGCCGCCACAAAAAGCGGAGCGAGGAGGAGTACAAGAGCCTCATCCACCGGCTGAACCGCATCGAGGGCCAGATCCGGGGCATCCGCGGCATGGTCGAAAAAGACGTCTACTGTGCCGACATCCTCGTGCAGGTGGCGGCGGCAAACTCTGCGCTGAACGCCTTTTCCAGAGAGCTGCTCAGCCAGCATGTGCGCACCTGCGTTGCGGACGACCTGCGCGCGGGCAGCGACGAAAAGTTGGATGAGCTGCTGAAATTGCTGCCCAAACTCATGAAATGA